The following is a genomic window from candidate division WOR-3 bacterium.
GCCCAGTTTGACTCGTACCCCCAGAACTCGGCGCGATTGGAACCCTGAATGGAAAAGTCGTTCCCGAAAACCGCGGTGACAAGAAACAGAATCGCACAGCCGGGTATAAGCAAAATTACCTGTGCGCTTCTGCCCTTTTGTGCCCTCACTGGCTGCCACCCTTCTCGCCTTCAGTGCTATCACCCTTCTCCTCTTCTGCTTTCTCCGGCAGCCACTTCCCAATCTCATCCGCAATCCGTTTTTCATCGCCCTTCTTGTACCCGATATGGGTGAACACAATCTCGCCCTTGGTATTAATCAGCACCGCAGTCGGTTTGATGATGATGTTGTAAGCCTTCTTCACCTTCTGCTGCTGGTCAAGTACCACGATGTAGGGCCATTTTTTACTTTTGACAAAACTGCGCACCCTTGCCTCATCGGAAGGTTTATCAACCGAAAGGGCAACAATCTGTAACCCCCGTTCCTTCAATGAGTCGTAAACCGGTACGAGCGCATCCAGTTGAGCAATGCAGTTGACACAGGGCAAATCCCAGCACTCCATATAAACCGGTCCGTTCTTTAACAATTCCGAAAGTTTCACCTCAACGCCGTTGATGTCCTTCAAGGTCCAGTCCGGTGCCTTGGGGAACTTTTTTTCTTCCTTCTGCGCCTCTGCCCCAAACGCAATCAGGGCTGAGAGCAGGCTAAAACATATCAGTGTCTGATATCTCTTCATCAACACCTCCGCTTCCTAATTTTTTACCCTTCGTTTAATTGCCGACTGCAACACGGCGCGGGTTGTAACATCCTGAACCGATACCGCTAATCCAACCCGGTCGATGTTGTAGCCTGAAACCGGTGCCCAAAGCAGGGTGTCGTAACTGGCTCCAAACTTTAACTGCACCGGTATCCCGAAACCTGTCGCCGACCACATTACGCACCACCCGGGAGATGTAAACCGTATCACCCATCAAGAGCGAGTAGTAGGGCACGCTGTCCTCATAGACCACCGCAAC
Proteins encoded in this region:
- a CDS encoding redoxin domain-containing protein, which produces MKRYQTLICFSLLSALIAFGAEAQKEEKKFPKAPDWTLKDINGVEVKLSELLKNGPVYMECWDLPCVNCIAQLDALVPVYDSLKERGLQIVALSVDKPSDEARVRSFVKSKKWPYIVVLDQQQKVKKAYNIIIKPTAVLINTKGEIVFTHIGYKKGDEKRIADEIGKWLPEKAEEEKGDSTEGEKGGSQ